In Leptolyngbya sp. NIES-2104, the genomic window CCGACAAGTCGAACCTTTCCAGACAGGACGATCAACTGAACGCCTGCTTCGTCACTCGACCACAGCACCTCGCCCAACTTAAAGCGTCGGACTTCGGCTTTCGTTTTGAACTGCACCTGTTGTTCAGGATTCAAGAAACACAGAGGGGGCGATTCCCAGGGTAAGCTGGCAGCGAGATCGTTCGTTAGCATGAGGGCGGTATTAAAATTAGGGGGCTGAAATCAAGAGTTCTTCAGTTTAGTCGTTGACTTGCAGTTTCACCGTCATTTTCTGAATTTTTTCGGCAATCCAACGATCGAATAATTCCGTCGTTAGCATCTGCTTCAATTGAGAATTGTCTAAAGTTGCAGGTAGAACTTCTTCCACCCGGAAAAGCGCCCATCGATCCTCTAATTCAATCGGTCCGACAACATCGCCCGGATTAGCAGAATCGATCACCGCTCTGACCGTATCCGGCATTGTACCGCGACTGACCGGACCCATCATGCCATTTGCAATACGATCGTCGGCGATCGAATGCTCTTTCGCTAACGCCTCAAAACTTTCCCCTTCACTGATTTGCAGCTTTAATTCGTCTGCGACCTCTTTACTTTCGACAATAATGCGAGATAGCACGACGCGATCGAGAAACACTTTTCGCTCAATGAAGTACTCTTGCAATCTCGGTTCAGTCGCAACAATCTTTAGCTTTTCGTTCTTAAAGTTCGTTGCAATCTGCTGATGAAATGTGGTGTAATCGAGTCCGTTACGATTCAGCCATTCTTGAAATACCTTCGGATCGGTCAATTGTTGCTGAAGCCGAAAATCGACGACCGCTTGTTCAATCACTGCCGGATTGATATCCAAATCTTCGCGGGTTTTAATTTCGGTTTCGAGTACGTGCTGCCGCAAAATATCACCAATAAAGCCTTGCAGCTTGCCAGAAGTCTGTAAATAACGAAGACAATCCCGGAGACTGAGAGATGTATCGTCGATCGTCAAAAAAGCGTTTGTGTCCATGAAGGTAATCTGCTGCGATGTCCAAAATGATGTTAACGTGCCTGAATCTTCTGCGATCTTGCCACGAGTCCGAGCGATCAGCGCGTAATTTCACGCTGATCCAATGCGATTAAACTAGAATCTTTCATCCTCAGAGTCCGCAATTTCAACGAATTCCCACGGAACCTTCTCTAAATCTTCAAGAACGATACGGAGAACCGAACCCAGTTTAATTATTTCTCCGCACAGTAAAATATATTCGGCTCAGGAAACTTTACGGAATTCTTCATCGATTATAGAATCTTTAAAAGATCTAAACTCCGACCGGGAAACCGGGATTTGTGGCATGATCGATAAGTCATGCGATCGACAGAAATAAAGAGGAAACTACGCGATATGGCTCTTCGACTTGGTGATACCGTTCCCAACTTTACGCAGGATTCGTCTGAGGGAACGATCGATTTTTATGATTGGGCAGGCGATAGCTGGGTAGTGCTGTTCTCGCACCCCGCAGACTATACTCCTGTTTGTACGACCGAATTAGGTCAAGTGGCAAAGATCAAGCCCGAATTTGACAAGCGCAATGTGAAAGTAATCGCGCTAAGTGTGGATAACGCTGAATCTCACAAGGGCTGGATTAGCGACATCAACGAAACCCAAAGTACCACCGTCAACTATCCGATCTTGGCGGATGGCGACAAGAAGGTTTCGGAACTGTACGACATGATTCACCCGAATTCCAGCACAGGCAATACGCTGACTGTTCGATCGGTGTTCATCATCGACAACAATAAGAAACTGCGCCTGACCTTTACTTATCCTGCCAGCACCGGACGGAATTTTGATGAGTTGTTGCGGGTGATTGATTCGCTGCAATTGACGGACAACTACAGCGTTGCGACTCCGGCAAATTGGCAAGATGGCGGCGACTGTGTGGTTGTGCCTTCGATTCCGACCGAGCAAGCGCGTGAGAAATTCCCGAAAGGATTGACGGAAGTGAAGCCTTATCTCCGGATGACTCCGCAGCCGAACAAGTAAGGTTTCAATTGCTGTGATTTCATTGACTGGGTGAGGATTCTCGCCCAGTTTTTTTAGGTGAAGTCAATGATTCTTTTCGCTTCGTTGCTAATCCGCCCCGGAATAAAATTCGGGGCGGATTAGCAACGAAGCGAAAGAACTCAGCAAACTCACATTTTTTTACCCCTGTACCCGCCCCGGACTTTGCTGCAATTTCCACAGCGTTTGATCGATCAGCCGCCAGTGATCTAATCCACCGCCCACCAACAGCCGAAACATCCAAAGCCCCTCACCCCCTTCAACCTTGATACGCGGTAGATAAAACCGATTCAGCGGTGATTCTCGTTCTGCGATCGCGCCATGCTGCGAGGTAAACGCAAATTGATACTGACTTTCCTGTAAAACCGTCGCAGTTGTTGCATTAAAATCAGCCATCGTTCCAAACGGGTAGGCAAACGCTGTTACCGGAATTCTGAGTTTCTCTTCTAGCATTCGTCGCGATCGCGTCACTTCCAACCGCATTTCCTCAAGACTAATTTTGCCTAGAGATCGATGTGTCCATCCGTGTGAAGCTACCGTCAGATGAGATGCTAACGTTTTAACCTCATTCCAAGTTAAATGCGGCTCTGGATCTTCGTGATGATCGATCGCGCTCACGGTGACAAAGACGACCGCAGGAATTTTGTACTTCTTCAAAATCGGTAGAGCGAGGTCATGAACGCTTTGATAGCCATCATCGATCGTCACTAGCACCGATCCCGCAGGCAGATCAATTTCACCTCTTAAAAATCGCTCGACTTGTTCCATTGAAACCGCTCGTTTGTGACGGGCAAGCCAAGCCATTTGCGCCTCAAAATCTTCCGGCGTGACACAAAACGGATCACGCGGCTGATCTCCAAAGCGGTGATACGTCAACACTCGAATCTGCGATCGTCTCGCGTTTCCGAATGGATTGAGCACCAAACTCGACAAAATCATCAGCCGCCGTGCCAACTTCTTGAGGTGCCAGCGCATCGGACTAATTGATGTAGAATTCATGGGTTTCTTCTGCGGTTAAACTTAGACTGCACGACACGATCGGATTTCCAATACATCAAGGCATAAAACAGGAAAGTGAAATTTCCGATCAAATAACGCTGCCATTTTTTCGGCTGTTGGCACAAAAGTTGCAGCCATTCAAATCCAAAATATCGCACCCATCGCGGTGCCCGTTTTAAGTTACCACCCCAGTGATCGAACAAGCCACCGACTCCGATCGCTAACGGCACTTCCGCAGGCTGATACTGATCGATCCAGCTTTCCTGAATCGGATTGCCCATTCCGACGAGGAGCACATGGGGACGCGCCGCTTTGATTTGCGCGATCGCTCGTTCTCTGAGTTCTGGACTGGTCAAATATCCGTGATGATATCCCGCAAGTTCCCACCCTGGAAAGTGTTGCCCAGCAAATCGCGCCGCTTGCTCGATCGTGTCTGGATCGGCACCTAGCAGAAAATAACGGTAGCCTTGATTTGCAGTCGCTTGAAAGAAGTCTGGAATCAAGTCGGTTCCGACCAGGTTACTTTTCATCTTGACTCCCCGCATTGATGCAGCGATTCGGACTCCAGAACCATCCCCAAAGCAGTAAGTTGCACGATTGAGGACAGCGTGATAGTTTGAGTCTGCGATCGCAAGATTCAGCGTGTGAGCGTTGGGAAGAAAGATTTGGGCAGGAGTCGATTGCTGGACGAGTTCTTCCATGATGTCGATCGCATCTGAGCGGGAAGCATTGGCGATCTGAATACCAAAAATAGAGACAGGTGAAATCGATCGTTTACGGGGACGCGATCGGGTTGAGTTGAATGGTTGTGGGATCATCTAAAGCGAAGGATGAAAAGCTCAATTAGCGGTTTTTTCGATGTCTAGATTTGGGAAACCGACGTGTCTCCCTCAGATGAGCCACCCTGTATCAATTACATCAGCTTCAATTAGTGTAAAAGGATACTGTTATAGTGATCGATATCATTCAGCATGTTTACGTAGATATCATGATCACTACTGAGTTTGTAAAATACACGTAAACTATACGAGTACGTTAGATTGAGAAACGGAACATTTACCAGAGGCGTTTTGCGTACTCTTACGGCGGATGGGCAAATCTGCCACTGGCTTGCTCAGGTTAGAGAACTCGTTCTCGATTCAGACAGCAAAATCTCAATCGAACCAACTGGGATTTGTGACTCGATCGACATTCTCAATCTTTGAAAAGCGTGTCTTATACGGCTGTGAGATTCGCAATGGCGCGATTGACCCAATCCGACAGTGCCGCTTGCTCCTCGGTTGAAATTCCCGTCATCATCACTTCAGCCAGCGACAAAGCGACCGGAGGGAGCGTTGTTTTCATTCGTTCGCCTTCTTCAGTCAGCCAAATGCGCCAAATGCGTCGATCGTGCGTATCCCGCTCACGCCGAATCAAGCCGCGCTCACACATGCGATCGAGCACTCCGGTCAGCGTTCCGCCCACTTGCTGAAGCTTTTCACCGATTCCAGAAGTTGCCTGTCCGTCCTCTTGCCAGAGACAGCACAACACCACCCAGTGAAACGGTGTCAATTCAAAGGGATCAAGTCGTTCTTGAAATCGACGGGTTCCTAGTTGAGCAATGATTTTAATCCGATAGCCCAAATTGTGTGGAGCAAGAAGCGCTTGCCAACCGTCAGGAGAATGTACCGGATCTGTATTCGCAAAGTTTGCAATGATGCGATCGACTACATCCGAAAACTGTTCGCGCTCTGAATAGGGAATACCAGAGAGGGCTGCTTCGCGAACTTCGACCGCGATCGGTGGCAAAATGTCTTCAAGCTGCCGCCCAGAATCGGTGAGCCAAATGCGCCAAATGCGTCGATCTTGGGTATCGCGTTCTCGTCGAATCAAGCCGCGATCGCACATTCGGTCTAATACTCCGGTTAACGTGCCGCCAACTTGTTGAAGTCGATCGCCGATACTCGAAGTCGCTTGTCCGTCTTCTTGCCAGAGACAGCATAAGACGACCCAGTGAAACGGCGTAAGTTTATGCGGTTCGAGACGTTCTTGAAATCTGCGTCCTAACAGTTGGGAAAGGAGTTTGATGCGATATCCGATACCATGAGGGGCAAGTAACCGCTTCAGATGTGCGGGAATTTGTTCAGTTTGGGAAGAGAGCATCTACGTTACAAAAAGAGCGTTTAACAAAATTCGATCAAGAAGCTCAGAACGGGTAAAACAGCAGAAAAAACTGAGTAAAGAAATTTTAGCTTAAAGTAATTTTTCTAAAATGGAATTTTGCAGATGTTCACTAATATCCGTATCGTAAGTGATGATTGCTGCACTAAATTGCACTTTTTGGCGATCTTAATCTAATTTCACAGCAAAAATCTTGGCGGCGTTAACCAGAATAATTGACTGTTCGCAACAATAATTCCAGTGTCCGGCACTTCTAAGCCGATCGCACCTGCTTTTTTAAGAATCAGTCGATCTCGAACTTCTCCCCAAATCAGCGTTTCTGCCCAGCTACTTAAATCCGGTTCATGTCCGACCAATGCTAGCGATTTCTCTGGAGTGCGCCAAGACTCGAACCAAGCTAACCATGTCTGAATATCCCCGCCTGGTGCAAGATAGCCTTCAACTTCTAACGCATCACTCAGGTGAGCCGCTTTCAAAATTTCAGCCGTTTGTTTTGCTCGTGTCAATGGACTCGTCAGGATCAGATCGAATTTTAAGCCCAACGCTTGTAGTCGTTTTGCGATTTGTTCGGTTTTGCGCTTTCCTTCTGAAGTTAAAGGTCGCTCATCGTCATTGCCATAGTCCCCATGCTGTCCTGCCAGTCCATGTCGGATGATGTAGAGTTTCATAGCGATCGAGTGAAATAGAGGGATTACTATCGTAAGCGATCGTGTGATTGAGTCATCTTTAAATGTCTTCGTACCACTTCTAGAATCATCGGTTGCAGTGTGTATAAAACGTCATGCCCCTCGATCACTTTCTCGATCAGCGATCGTCGTCCTAAGCGATCGAGTCCTTCGATCAAACTTCCTTGTCCTTGTAATTCATCTTGTAATTCTCGCTGTGATAGCGGTTCTGATTGTGCGAGTAATCGTAAGATCGTTCGCTCGAATTCTGTGAGCGTCTGAATTTGTTGAATCAATGCTTGCTGCATCAGTTCTGAAACGTAGATGTCGGAATGTTCCAGAAACTTGTGAACTTGACCTTGAAACAGATCCCGCACGATCGGACAAACTAACTTGAGCGCGAGTGGATTGCCGCTATAGCGATCGACTAATTTTTGTCCAATCTCCGGTTCAAATCTCAATCGTCCATCTTCTATGATCTTGCAGCCTGATTCTGAATCCAGACCGATTAGAACTTGTGAAACGGCTTGTTCGCGCATCAATGCTGTAAAGTCTGGTGGACGTTCACGAGTGGTGACAAGAATGCAGCTTTGATGATGAGTTTGTCCTAGGTCTTGTAGAGTGCGAATCAAATGTTGATAATTCACTCGATCGCCTTGATCTGGATTCACTTCATCGAGAACAATTAACAGTTTAGAATTCGCTAAATCTTGCCGCAAAATTTGAGTTAACCGCGTCAGATCCTGTGGAAACGATCGAGGAGTTTCAGACAAAGTATGCAGCAGATTTAGTAACAATTGTTCGATCGGTAAACGGTGATCAAATTGCACCCAAATTCGTCGATCGAATAAAGGTTGTACTTGCTCAACGAGCTTAACCGCGATCGAAGTTTTTCCAATTCCAACGGCTCCATACAAAATCACAAATTGATACTTGAGCAATAACGCTGTGAGATGCTTTAGTTCGTCGCTGCGACCATAGAAGTTTTGAAGCAATGGCATCAAGCTCAAATCATCGCGAGAGGCTTTTGGATCGGGAACTTCTGCGATCGTTTTCCAATCGAGTTCAAGCACTTCACAGTAAACCTGAAACGTACGGCGATGAATGCGACGACTGGCATAAACAAATCGCTTCCAGGTCGTTTCAGAAACGCCTTTTGCATAATCGCCGCGTGAACTTCCGAGCCGTTGACTTGCAGCCATCAGTGCCCGTTCATCGGTCATATTCCAGTTTCGGGCTTCAATGACCTGTCTAATTTGTTGTTTTCCTGTTTCCGAAGCTCGTAATCCGACCATGATGATTCGCACCAATTTGGGTCTATTTTACACTGACCCAAAAGTGACCCGATTGCAGAAACCCGCCAACCATCGGGGCTTGAACAATTTGCAAAAGTGACCCAAATTCCGATCTAGTAAGACCCGAAATGAATTGATTACGATGCTGCTCAACAAGGCTGCTACTGGACAACAGAAATGAGCGCATCAAACTACTGGACTCTATTCCGTTTAAGTGCTTCTGGTCGAGCAATTCCAAAACTGATGCTATCGGCAAAATCGTTTTTCCAAAAACAATTTGCTAACCATCAAGATACTCGATCGATTCAATCTCAACTGCTTGCTTTGAGTCAAAGTTCGGATCAAACTGTGGCTGATCTCGCTTTACTCTGTCTGCGGTGCTATGTTTCTTATCAAATTGTTTCGAGTTGTCTGCGATTAGTCGATCGATTTGGCGATCGTCATTCGTTCAAGCTATCTGATATTCTCCCGCTAGTTCTCCACGATCAAGGACAAGCCAAACTCCGCGAAAAAACGCTACCGTTTGAAATTCTGCGATCGTTCCAGCCCGAAAAAGGCAGTTTATCGACTTGGACTGCTCGATTTGTTCAACAATATCCGGCTCTGACTCGGTTTTTGGCTGAACAAGGATTGCTTCTCATCAGTAATTGGGCGCTATTGAATGACACAACAGAGAAGCAACTTTGCCGAATGCTGAGCGAAATTTATCTTTTATCGCCGCGAGAAATCGATCGCTCGATCTCACTTTTGAAGGCTTATCACGCGGTCTATCGCGACGATCCAACGCGGTCGGGTCGCTGCATTCCACCCTCGATCGCGCAATTAAGAGCGATCGCTCAATCTTTGGGTTCCTCTGATTCGCTTGATGGCTTAATGTCGCGCCTGAATCGACTCGGAAACTACGTTCGACAGTATCGGGTGTGGTGCCGCCGAGGATCAGTGCTGACTTGTCCGCTCGATTCTGTCGTGATTCCGCAAATGGCGATCGAGAAACAAGTCTGCCCGTTAGAAACTCGCTTCTTACGCCGTTATCGTCAAGCGCTAGTGACCGAGTTAGATGCAGTAATCTTGGATATTTTGACCACTCGAATTCAGAAGATGCACGAAGTCGCGGCTGAACACTTTTTGTTGTCGCTGTATGGCTTGTACTGTGAGCAGAAAACGATGAGACAGATTGCACTTGAACTGGGTTTACCGGGACAGTATCGAGTCGTGCGACTACTGCAATTGTCGAAACTACGATCGACGATTCAAGCCCAATTAATCGATCGATTGAAGCTACGGCTTGCACCTTTCTTGCCGACGACTGGAATTGATCTCGATCGAGTGTTGCAAGAAGAACTTGAACCCTTATTCAAGCTAGATTCACAGTACTTACAGACTCCAGTATCGTTTCGATCTTCAGAGTCACGCAGTGTGTTCACGTTGAGAATGGAGCATTGTTTGGAAAAACTAGTTACTGGGAGAAGAAACCCGCTAGTAACAATGGTACAAGCAGGATAGCGATCGCGACCACTAACAAAGTTCCAGCATCGACATCAATCACGTTTTTGGGTTTATTGTTCATAATTTGAGGTAGTGTGCTGGTCTTATCCTATGCCCCCGAAACTGATCATTCAACTCGGTCGCTTCATCTGGACAACCCTGTGGCGGATTATGATGTCTAAACTGGCTCCGCGTGATGCGTCTGGTGCCTATATTCGCCCAGAAAGTCAGTTTCGCGATCGCATTGGTTCACAGACTTATCCAGCAGCTTCAGGACGCTATAAGTTGTTTGTGGGAATGAGTTGCCCCTGGGCGCATCGAACATTAGTAACACGAGCACTAAAAGGATTGGAGAACACGATCGAGAAGTCGATCGTGTCTCCCTCTCCCGAAAATGGCGGTTGGATTCTCGACCAGCCTGAATTTGGCTGTACAACGTTGGCAGAACTCTATCGATTAGCGAAACCGGAGTACAAAGAACGATCGACTGTTCCGGTGTTGTGGGACTGCGAGACAAATACGATCGTTAATAATGAAAGCTCTGAAATCATTGTAATGCTTAATCGTGAATTTAACGAATTCGCAGCACATCCAGAACTTGATTTATACCCAGATTTATTACGAGATGAAATCGATCGTTGGAACCTGAAAACCTATAACTCAGTGAACAATGGCGTGTATCGTTGCGGATTTGCTCAAACACAAGCCGCTTACGAATCAGCCTGCAATGAATTATTTTCGATGTTAGATACGATCGACAAAACGCTAGAAAACAATCGTTATCTCTGCGGTGATACGCTAACACTCGCTGATATCAGACTGTTCACAACGCTATTTCGCTTTGATGCTGCGTACTATGGCATTTTCAAATGTAGTCGTCGCCGCATTCAAGATTATGAAAACTTAGGCGCTTATGTGCGGGATATTTATCAGCTTCCGGGTGTAGCAGACACTTGTGATTTACAAGCAGTCAAACGAGACTACTACGGTAATTTATTTCCACTAAATCCAGGGGGAATTATCCCGATCGATAGCGACTCCCAGAACTTACTCGCACCCCACAATCGAGATAAAATTTACGCCTGACGACCACTCTCACCATTCATTACTGCTGAAGCGATTAAGTGAGCCAGCCTCAACGCTTCGGGAACATGACCGCGATCGGTTAATCGTGCCAACACTCGTGCAGTCGTTTCCGGTGTCGCTCCCTGCACTTGAAATACAAATGGCGGCGATTGATAAATTTCTCCAGCTTTAGCGATCAGCGCTAATCGGCGTTCGGGTTCGGGCAATCGTCTGAGTGCAAATTCGACTTTTTCTAAATTTGGATAGCGTCGCATCACACTCACACAAGGACGCTCGATCGCATCAGACAATGCAGGCAAATCGACCACATTAAAGCCACCGAGCGAAATGCCATCGAGTAAAACAATGTGAGCTTGAGGAAGAAATTTACTGTTTAAGAGCATGTTCGCGATCGTTTCGGTCGCATCCCAGCCATCGGGTTCGATCTGCCCCCACAACATCCCTTCAAATCGAGTCCCCGCACAGACAATTCCAGCGATCGACACGGGTTTTCCTGCTTTGCGAATGAACGGAGCATCATCAAACCCGATCGCCCGGATCAATCGATGCTGTTCTAATAATGCTTCTAGCTCCATTGCGCTCTATTTCAGCCCACTTCGCCTTTATACCTAACATCTCTACCCAATGGTTGCGCGATCGACCCCTCCCCAATGGAAATTTCGCCAATTCGCAAACAAAACGCCCCCAATCGCACATTCACGATCGAGGGCGTTCTTCGTTTTCAATCTAATTCAACGCCAGCCACTTCTGACCATTCAACCGCTGAACGGCTCCAAACACCAGCAAATCCAATGACACTTTTCGTTCATCAATCAGAAAAGATTCCATTGTGCTCAAACGATCGCCCTCTGCACACGCAAACCCTTTTAAACCATTGATGTTTTCATCAAAGAAATAGATATTGAACTCGCGCAATTGTTTATAGCTCGGTTGCCATTTTCCAATCACTTGCCAGCATTCCGGCGCTTGGTCGTATCCCTTGATCGGAATCTTGCGCTTCTCGAAATGCAGCTCTAGCGATCGCGTTCCCAATTTCTCTAATCCTTGCTTCAGAGCAGGCAGATAATCTTGCTGAATAAAATCACCAAACGGCTTATCCTCAACGCCCGGAGCCTTTGCTTTCTTTTCCTTGGCAGGTTTTAGCGCTTCATCGGTTGGCGTATCTTTCCCAGGTTTACCAGCTTTGGGCTTCGCTGCGTTAGGATTATCTCCATCGTTTACGGCAGTGGGATCAGGCGCATTTGCGGTTGGGATCGTTGTGGCAGTAGGTTCGGATTCACTGCTGATATTTTCCTTAATCACATCGGGCACAGTATCCGTGACCGTGGGTGGGAGTTCCGATTCGCCTTGAGGCTTGGTTTCTTCCGTTGCCATAACACCAGTTTGTTTGCGAGTACTCGCTTCTAATCATAACGAAGAGCGAGTCTCAGGTATCGAGATTTGGAAGTAGAGATGAATCGATTTTCTTTGAAGGTATGGATTGATGGAAGCGGCTATCCGATCGTATGTCTCCACGGGCATCCCGGATCAGGTCGCAGTATGGGCGTTTTTACACAGCATTTATCAAAACGATTTCAAACAGTTGCGCCAGATCTCAGAGGCTATGGTCAATCAAAAACTCGCGAAAATTTCGTCATGCTGGATCACTTGGATGATCTTCAAGGCGTATTGGATAGCTACGGCATCGATCGCGCTTTGATCCTCGGCTGGTCACTCGGTGGAATTGTCGCGCTAGAACTTGCCGCTAGATTTCCTGAAAAAGTCAGCGGTTTAATTCTCATTGGCACGTCTGCGCGTCCGTGGGGTGATCATCCGAAAATTAGCGTTCAGGACAATCTCTACACTGGGATCGCAGCACTGTTAAACATCATCAAACCGGGCTGGAAGTGGAACATTGAGACATTTGGCAAGCGATCGCTTTTCCGCCATCTCATCCAACAACACACGCCAGAAACCTACCGCTACATTGCCAGCGATGCTGTTTATGCCTTTCTCAACACTTCACCCGCAGCCAATCGAGCACTAACGGCGGCACTGAGACAAGGCGCTTATCGAGTTCAAGATTTAGAAAAAATTACTTGTCCAGTCTTGATGTTAGCAGGAGAGCACGATCGACATATCAATGCCTCATCTAGCGTCCACACAGCCGAACAGCTAACGAACTGTGAATGTAAGGTCTATCCGAAGACAGCGCACTTACTGCCGTGGGAAATTCCAAACCAGATGTTAGCGGATGTAGATGAATGGCTCGATCGACATCCTGAAGCTTGGCACTAAATGATCCCCTTCTTTGTAAAAGAACTCCGACCTTTGAGAAAAAATCGGAGTTCTAGAACAAGCTTGAATCTTAGTATTGACCGCTTAGCACACCGTTCATCGGCTTAAACCCCACGTCCGCCTTCTCATCGTAGATGGTCAAATCCGACGGCTTGCACCGCTTAATATTAACCTTAATGCTCGTCGCACCTTCCCGTTCAAGGTCTTCAACATAGCCACCTTGATGAGATTTTGCTTCTTTCTCGCTGAGAAACGGACCGAAATAGTAGACGCATCGGGGGTTCTCTGTGGTCACTTCAGCCCACCAAGCAAAACCG contains:
- a CDS encoding DUF1816 domain-containing protein, with the translated sequence MTSFLSAIGFAWWAEVTTENPRCVYYFGPFLSEKEAKSHQGGYVEDLEREGATSIKVNIKRCKPSDLTIYDEKADVGFKPMNGVLSGQY